The following are encoded together in the Phaseolus vulgaris cultivar G19833 chromosome 9, P. vulgaris v2.0, whole genome shotgun sequence genome:
- the LOC137820106 gene encoding zinc finger CCCH domain-containing protein 43-like isoform X1, with the protein MEPSESESVTSPTKDSQLGEPSTPVHPLDHDPQPSDLNHVAQDDAALGGELEDKLDLKDEGESEDKGSNLEDGGGNLSDEGAAPEGGKGEGSKVDGGGDVVVVDDDDDDCNGGDEGCDWIENVNESESDKVSGDVEGVDCRDERSSGRAQQYPLRPEAEDCAFYLKTGTCKFGFNCKFNHPLKRKNQAKKDNAGEKEEQEERSGQTECKYYLRSGGCKFGKACKFNHTRGMSSSASSIVELNFLGLPIRVGEKECHYYMRTGSCKFGANCKFNHPDPTAGGGDSPSGYGNGSSISLQGVSQSSISSWSSSRPLNESTPFVPVILSANPVVSPQSSEWDGYQAPVYLPERNMHLPSTYVMNNPAMETNVYMHHQKQMQVEEFPERPGEPECSYFLKTGDCKFKSNCKFHHPKNRIARLPPCSLSDKGLPLRPDQNVCTYYSRYGICKFGPACKFDHPPPSTISGLDQQSSYTNSASVDVAENGGVSDGNQLSL; encoded by the exons ATGGAGCCCTCTGAATCCGAATCAGTTACTTCCCCCACCAAGGACTCGCAATTGGGTGAACCTTCCACCCCTGTTCACCCACTCGATCATGATCCTCAACCCTCAGATCTCAATCACGTTGCCCAAGATGATGCTGCACTTGGTGGGGAGCTTGAGGACAAGTTGGATTTGAAGGATGAGGGTGAGAGTGAGGATAAAGGTTCGAACTTGGAAGATGGGGGTGGAAATTTGAGTGATGAAGGTGCTGCCCCTGAAGGTGGTAAGGGAGAAGGGAGTAAGGTTGATGGTGGTGGtgatgttgttgttgttgatgatgatgatgatgattgcaATGGGGGTGACGAGGGGTGTGATTGGATTGAGAATGtgaatgagagtgaaagtgatAAGGTGAGTGGAGATGTGGAGGGAGTGGACTGTAGGGATGAAAGGAGCAGTGGGAGAGCTCAACAGTACCCCTTGAGGCCTGAGGCTGAAGACTGTGCGTTTTATCTCAAAACTGGAACTTGCAAATTTGGATTCAATTGCAAGTTCAATCATCCGCTTAAGAGGAAAAACCAG GCTAAAAAAGATAATGCgggagaaaaagaagaacaggAAGAAAGATCAGGGCAGACGGAATGCAAG TATTATTTAAGATCTGGGGGGTGTAAGTTTGGAAAGGCTTGTAAGTTTAATCACACAAGGGGAATGTCTTCATCAGCATCCTCAATTGTAGAGCTTAACTTCCTTGGCCTGCCTATTCGAGTG GGAGAGAAAGAGTGTCACTATTACATGCGTACTGGCTCTTGTAAGTTTGGAGCAAACTGCAAGTTTAATCATCCCGATCCTACGGCTGGAGGAGGTGATTCTCCTTCTGGATATGGTAATGGAAGTTCTATTTCATTACAAGGTGTGTCACAATCATCTATATCCTCATGGTCTTCTTCTAGACCATTAAATGAATCCACTCCTTTTGTGCCGGTGATACTTTCAGCTAATCCAGTGGTTTCTCCTCAAAGTTCTGAATGGGATGGATATCAG GCACCTGTCTATCTACCTGAGAGGAATATGCATCTACCTTCAACATATGTCATGAACAACCCAGCTATGGAAACAAATGTTTATATGCACCATCAAAAACAAATGCAGGTTGAAGAGTTTCCAGAAAGGCCTGGTGAACCTGAATGCAGCTATTTCTTAAAAACAGGGGATTGCAAGTTTAAATCTAATTGTAAGTTTCACCATCCAAAAAATCGGATTGCAAGATTACCTCCATGCAGTCTTAGTGACAAGGGTCTACCTTTGAGACCG GACCAGAATGTTTGCACATATTACAGCCGTTATGGAATTTGCAAATTCGGACCAGCTTGTAAGTTCGACCACCCACCACCCTCAACTATAAGTGGACTTGATCAACAATCCTCTTACACAAATTCTGCTAGTGTTGATGTGGCTGAAAATGGAGGTGTCAGTGATGGGAACCAACTGTCTCTATAA
- the LOC137820106 gene encoding zinc finger CCCH domain-containing protein 43-like isoform X2: MEPSESESVTSPTKDSQLGEPSTPVHPLDHDPQPSDLNHVAQDDAALGGELEDKLDLKDEGESEDKGSNLEDGGGNLSDEGAAPEGGKGEGSKVDGGGDVVVVDDDDDDCNGGDEGCDWIENVNESESDKVSGDVEGVDCRDERSSGRAQQYPLRPEAEDCAFYLKTGTCKFGFNCKFNHPLKRKNQAKKDNAGEKEEQEERSGQTECKYYLRSGGCKFGKACKFNHTRGMSSSASSIVELNFLGLPIRVGEKECHYYMRTGSCKFGANCKFNHPDPTAGGGDSPSGYGNGSSISLQANPVVSPQSSEWDGYQAPVYLPERNMHLPSTYVMNNPAMETNVYMHHQKQMQVEEFPERPGEPECSYFLKTGDCKFKSNCKFHHPKNRIARLPPCSLSDKGLPLRPDQNVCTYYSRYGICKFGPACKFDHPPPSTISGLDQQSSYTNSASVDVAENGGVSDGNQLSL; encoded by the exons ATGGAGCCCTCTGAATCCGAATCAGTTACTTCCCCCACCAAGGACTCGCAATTGGGTGAACCTTCCACCCCTGTTCACCCACTCGATCATGATCCTCAACCCTCAGATCTCAATCACGTTGCCCAAGATGATGCTGCACTTGGTGGGGAGCTTGAGGACAAGTTGGATTTGAAGGATGAGGGTGAGAGTGAGGATAAAGGTTCGAACTTGGAAGATGGGGGTGGAAATTTGAGTGATGAAGGTGCTGCCCCTGAAGGTGGTAAGGGAGAAGGGAGTAAGGTTGATGGTGGTGGtgatgttgttgttgttgatgatgatgatgatgattgcaATGGGGGTGACGAGGGGTGTGATTGGATTGAGAATGtgaatgagagtgaaagtgatAAGGTGAGTGGAGATGTGGAGGGAGTGGACTGTAGGGATGAAAGGAGCAGTGGGAGAGCTCAACAGTACCCCTTGAGGCCTGAGGCTGAAGACTGTGCGTTTTATCTCAAAACTGGAACTTGCAAATTTGGATTCAATTGCAAGTTCAATCATCCGCTTAAGAGGAAAAACCAG GCTAAAAAAGATAATGCgggagaaaaagaagaacaggAAGAAAGATCAGGGCAGACGGAATGCAAG TATTATTTAAGATCTGGGGGGTGTAAGTTTGGAAAGGCTTGTAAGTTTAATCACACAAGGGGAATGTCTTCATCAGCATCCTCAATTGTAGAGCTTAACTTCCTTGGCCTGCCTATTCGAGTG GGAGAGAAAGAGTGTCACTATTACATGCGTACTGGCTCTTGTAAGTTTGGAGCAAACTGCAAGTTTAATCATCCCGATCCTACGGCTGGAGGAGGTGATTCTCCTTCTGGATATGGTAATGGAAGTTCTATTTCATTACAAG CTAATCCAGTGGTTTCTCCTCAAAGTTCTGAATGGGATGGATATCAG GCACCTGTCTATCTACCTGAGAGGAATATGCATCTACCTTCAACATATGTCATGAACAACCCAGCTATGGAAACAAATGTTTATATGCACCATCAAAAACAAATGCAGGTTGAAGAGTTTCCAGAAAGGCCTGGTGAACCTGAATGCAGCTATTTCTTAAAAACAGGGGATTGCAAGTTTAAATCTAATTGTAAGTTTCACCATCCAAAAAATCGGATTGCAAGATTACCTCCATGCAGTCTTAGTGACAAGGGTCTACCTTTGAGACCG GACCAGAATGTTTGCACATATTACAGCCGTTATGGAATTTGCAAATTCGGACCAGCTTGTAAGTTCGACCACCCACCACCCTCAACTATAAGTGGACTTGATCAACAATCCTCTTACACAAATTCTGCTAGTGTTGATGTGGCTGAAAATGGAGGTGTCAGTGATGGGAACCAACTGTCTCTATAA